The Desulfonatronum lacustre DSM 10312 region AATCCTGGCTTCGGCCATGGTCCTGGTGGGCATGTTCTTCGGCAGGCTGGTGATGCTTCTCTCGGCCCAGGTCAAACCCATCGGCGTATTGGCGGAAAACAGGCCGGAATTTGTCTCCTACTTTCCGAGCATGTACGAATTCGGGATCATCATCCTGGCATTCTCCCTGTCCATGCTGATCTATTCCATTGGAGTCAAATACTGGAACCTCGAAGCCACCCCGGAGTAGGCTCCTCCTGGGTACGGCCCGCGCCCGGACATCGGGTTCGGGCGCGGGCCGTGTTTTCTATTTTCAGGACGGGGCGGCAATTCCTTCAATCCCGCAAAGAACCCGGAAAGAGCTGGATTACAAGGGATAACGACATCGAAATCGAAATCGCTATCGAAATCGAAATCGAAATCGAAACAAACCTGTTGTCGTTATACATTGAGACAAGCCTTTTGAAGACCGATTTCGATCCCGATTTCGATTTCGATAGCGATCCAATAGCTGAGAGGATCGAGAACATATCTGTTGTAAAAAAAGCACCCACGGAGACCATTCATGCCCGACCCGAACATCATCGCCCGGTTGGAGACCTATAAAGCCTTGGCCGGGTGCTTCTTTCCCCCGGACGACCACTTGCCGCAAAACGTGGAAAATCTGGCGGCTCATGCACCGACCTGGGTCACGGGAATTCAGGATTCGGCCTTGACCATGCTGGAAAGTCTGCCCGGCGACGAGCAGGGCCGCGAGGCGCTCAGGGTGGAGCATGCCAAGCTTTTTTTCGGGCCTTTTGAAGTCCTGGCTCCGCCCTTTGGGTCGGTCTATTTCCATGTGAACAAGATGCTCTCCCACGAAAGCATCGACGACGCGGCGGAGCGCTACCGGGAAGCCGGGGTGACCAGCGCTCCGGACGGCGGGAACCCGCCGGATCATATCACCGCGGAACTGGAGTTCATGTACTACCTTCTGTTTCAGGAACACGCCGCCCTGTGTCGGGACGACGTTACGGTCGCCCGAGAATGGCGGGATCGCAGGACGGACTTCTTCCCCATCCATCTGGGAGCCTGGGGGCCGCTGTTCGCCGACCGGGTGATATCCTTCGCGCAATCGCCGTTTTACAAACACCTGGGGCTTGTCGCCAGGGATATTTTGAAGACGGAGTTCCTCCTGACGACCGGCACAGTGGAGGCGGAACGGGTCGGGAGGTCGACGGGAGCCATGGCTGCACCGAGCATGCCCGGATAAACCGAGCATGCCCGGATAAAGCGTCAACCTCCGAAGGAGGAACAATGTCGGACACCATCCCGAGGAGCGCTCTGATCCTGCTGGGAAGCATCTGGATGATCGCGGCGCTGTCGCTTCTTCCCCGCACCGTCGTCACGCCGGCCCATGCCGCCCTGTCCGATTATCAGCGGATAATCTCACTGCCCAAACCGGCGCCCTCCGACATTCTTTCCGGAACGCAAGACCTGCCCGTGCTGGTAAATACCGGCATCGAATCCTGTCCGCCCTGCCAGCGCATGGCCTCTTCGCTGCTGGAACTGCACCGCGACTACGGCCATGTTTTTCTGACCTTCTACTACGATACCCAGAAAGAACCGCGGGCCCTGACGCTATTTCAATCCCCGACCGTGCCGACCCAGATATTCTATGCCGCGGACGGGACCGAACTGCACCGCAACGAGGGCTTTCTGTCCAAACACCATATTTTGGAACAGTGGCGCGAGTTGGGAGTGGTCGTCCAACCCGTCGGAAGAGTAGCTTCGATCCGGGACCGACTCTCCTTCGAGAACATGCTGTCCTCGTTGACTTTGGCGGTCCGGGGGGCCGCGCCCACGGCCATGCTGGCCGCGTTTTTCTGGGGCGTGTTGAGCATCGTGCTCAGCCCCTGTCACCTGGCGGGCATCCCCCTGATCGTCGGCTACATCAACGGTCGAAAGGTCGAGACCTCCGGCCGGGCCATGTCCTTGTCCCTGCTTTTCGGCCTGGGCATTCTGGGGAGCATCGTGGTGGTAGGGATCGTCACGGCCACGGCCGGTCGGTTGCTGGGCGACCTGGGCCCGTTGCCCTACTATATTTTGAGCGGAGTGTTCATCCTTTTCGGACTGAACCTGACCGGACTGGTGCCCATGGGATGCCTGGTTCCGGAGAAGCTGCTCTCCGATATGCCCCGGAAAAGAGGGGCCTTGGCCCTGGGGTTGATTCTGGGCATCGGCCTGGGGCCGTGCACCTTCGTGTACATGGCCCCCATCCTGGGCTTGACCATGGCCATGGCCGCCACGGACCTGTTCTACGGCCTGCTGCTGCTCCTGCTTTTCGCGGTGGGCCACTGCCTGTTCCTGATGCTGGCCGGGATGTCGCCGCGGTTCATCCAGTTTTTCCTGCGCTGGAACGAGCGCTCCCTGAGCGCTTCCGTGTTGAAGAAGATTTGCGGAGCGCTGCTGATTCTGGGCGGAGCCTACTTGGCGTT contains the following coding sequences:
- a CDS encoding cytochrome c biogenesis protein CcdA: MSDTIPRSALILLGSIWMIAALSLLPRTVVTPAHAALSDYQRIISLPKPAPSDILSGTQDLPVLVNTGIESCPPCQRMASSLLELHRDYGHVFLTFYYDTQKEPRALTLFQSPTVPTQIFYAADGTELHRNEGFLSKHHILEQWRELGVVVQPVGRVASIRDRLSFENMLSSLTLAVRGAAPTAMLAAFFWGVLSIVLSPCHLAGIPLIVGYINGRKVETSGRAMSLSLLFGLGILGSIVVVGIVTATAGRLLGDLGPLPYYILSGVFILFGLNLTGLVPMGCLVPEKLLSDMPRKRGALALGLILGIGLGPCTFVYMAPILGLTMAMAATDLFYGLLLLLLFAVGHCLFLMLAGMSPRFIQFFLRWNERSLSASVLKKICGALLILGGAYLAFTI
- a CDS encoding TorD/DmsD family molecular chaperone, which gives rise to MPDPNIIARLETYKALAGCFFPPDDHLPQNVENLAAHAPTWVTGIQDSALTMLESLPGDEQGREALRVEHAKLFFGPFEVLAPPFGSVYFHVNKMLSHESIDDAAERYREAGVTSAPDGGNPPDHITAELEFMYYLLFQEHAALCRDDVTVAREWRDRRTDFFPIHLGAWGPLFADRVISFAQSPFYKHLGLVARDILKTEFLLTTGTVEAERVGRSTGAMAAPSMPG